The Lysobacter enzymogenes DNA segment CGAGGTATTGCCGGTGTTCGCGCTCACCGACACTGGCGTGCTCCAGGTGCTGCCGTTGGTCGAGGTCTGGATGGTGAAGGCCTTGCTGTTCCAGTTCGCCGACTCGCCGCCGGCGCCGGCGTGCTTGACGGTGAAGCCGCCGACTGTCTGCGCCGAGCCCAGGTCGACCTGCAGCCAGGCCGGCGAGGCCAGCGAGCAGAACTTGTCGGTGGTGCCGCCGGACACGCTGCCGTTGACCGCCTTGGCCGCGCTTTCGTTGCTGTTGCACGCGGCCGAGCTGGTGGTGGGCTTGTTGAGCGCGAGGTTGACGTTGCCGGCGCCGACCGAGACGGTGGCGGTCTTGGTGTTGCTGGCGCCGCCGTTGTCGGTCACGGTCAGGCCGACGGTGTAGTTGCCGGCGCTGGCGTAGGTGTGCGACGGGTTGGTCGCGGTCGAGTTGGAACCGTCGCCGAAGCTCCAGCTGCGCGAGGCGATGCTGCCGTCGGCGTCGCTGGAGGAGTCGCTGAAGTTCGCGGTCAGGCCGCTGACGCTGACGCCGAAATTCGCCACCGGCGCGGTATTGCCGCTGAGCGCGTTGTTGATCGCCGCCGCGTATTGCGCGCTGGTGCCCTGCGCCCAGCACTTCTGGATGTCGTCGTACAGCCACAGGAAACCGCCGTTGATGCCGGCGCTGGTCTTCCAGCCGGCCATGCGGCTCTGCACCGAGGCCGGGCTGTCGCCGGCGCTGCAGCCGCTGCCGTGCTTGGTCCACAGGCCCGGCATGACGGTCATGCCCATCGCGGTGTTCCACGTCGCCGGGTTGTTGCCGGCGCCGCCGTCGTAGACCTGCAGGTAGATGCGGTCGACCGAGGCGCCGAGGTTGTCCTTGACCCCTCTCCAGAAACTCTGGTTGGTGTACGGCGCGAAGGTGATCTTGTAGCCGAGCCCGACCAGCATGTTGCCGAAGGTGGTGGTGTCGGCGACGTTGTAGTGGCTCTCGTCGTCGAAGTTGACCGCGTCGGCGCCGGTGACGGTCTTCAGCGCCTGGAAATTGCGGTACAGGATGCTGTTGCTGCCGGTGCCGCAGACGATGGTGCTGCCGCAACCGGCGGCGGTGCCGTTGGCGAGCTTGGCCATGCGTTCGAAGTCGGGCACGCCCCAGGCGCCGATCGAGACTTCCACCCGCTTGACCGAGGTCGGCGCGGTCTTCAGCGAGGCCAGTCGCGCCGGCCAGTCGGCGTCGCTGCCGATGTAGGCGCCGTTCTTGACGATGGGGATGTCGTTGTAGACCAGGTCGCCGTTGTCCTCGATGTGGATGCTCCACAGGAACACGGTGGTGAAGCCGGAGGCCTTGAGGTCGTTGATCACGGTCTGCCCGCCGGAATAGAACGGGCCGCCGCCGAAGATCGCCGACTCGGCGGCCGACGCGGCCGGCGCGGCGAGGGCCAGCGCGAGCGCGGCCAGGGCCGGAGCGGCGAGCGCCGGGACGATACGGCGAAGGGCGGGAGTCGAAGGCTGGCGCGGCACGGTCATGGGCGATCCCCTGGAGTGATGGTCGGCGGCGGCGCGGTCGCGGCGGGACGTTGGAGCGACGGTGCGCGCGTTGCGGTCGCCACGGCGGCGACGCGCCGACAGTGCGAGCGGGGATTTCCCGGTGTCAACGTTTGGATCGATTTAAATAAGGCTAAAACGTTTAAAACCGAGCGCGCGGCGGAGATTTTCCCGGGCAATCAACGGGCTGCGTTCGCGCCCGCGGTACAAGGCGAATTCGACACCGCGCACATAATCCCGCGCGATTGCGTTGCGCCGCAGCACGGCCGCGCGTGACGCGGCTGCGGCCCGTTGTTGTGGGAGGGCCTTCAGGCCCGATGCTTTTGCTTCGGATCGCCGCGAACCCAGCGGCCGGCCTTGTCCTTGTGGGAGTGCCTTCAGGCCCGATGCTTTTGCTTCAGATCGCCGCGAACCCAGCGGCCGGCCTTGTTGTCGTGGGAGGGCCTTCAGGCCCGATGCTTTCTTTCAGGTCGCCCCGAACCCAGCAGGCAGCCCACCCACAGCGCCCGCCTTACAATACGAGCGATGAACTCGAACGACTCCGCTCCGCCGCCGACCGTCGCCGCACTGCTGCGCGCCGCGCGCACGCGGATCGAGCCGGCCGAAGCCGAACTGCTGCTCGCCGATGCGCTGCAACGCTCGCGCAGCTGGCTGTTCGCCCACGACGACCACGCGCCCGAGCCCGAGGCGCGGGCGCGTTTCGCCGAACTGCTCGAACGCCGCGCCGGCGGCGAGCCGGTCGCCTACCTGCTCGGCCGCCGCGGCTTCTGGCGCTTCGACCTGCAAGTGAGCCCGGCCACACTGATCCCTCGCCCCGAGACCGAACGCCTGGTCGAGCTGGCGCTGGAACGGTTGCCGCCGGATACCGAATCGCGCGTGGCCGACCTCGGTACCGGCAGCGGCGCGATCGCGCTGGCGCTGGCGCTGGAGCGCCCGCAGGCGCAGGTGCTGGCCGTGGACCTGAGCGAACAGGCTCTGGCGGTGGCGCGCGCCAACGCCGCCGAACTGGGCCTGGCGAACGTGGCCTTCCGCCACGGCGATTGGTTCGCGCCGCTGGCCGGCGAGCGCTTCGACCTGATCGCCAGCAATCCGCCCTACATCGAAGCGGCCGACCCACACCTGGCGCAGGGCGACCTGCGCTTCGAACCCGTGGACGCGCTGGCCTCCGGCGCCGACGGCCTCGACGCGATCCGGATCATCGCGCGCGACGCGCCCGCGCACCTGCGGCGCGGCGGCTGGCTGCTGATCGAGCACGGCTGGGAGCAGGGCGCGGCGGTGCGCGCGCTGCTGGCGCAGGCCGGTTTCGCCGAGGTGGCGACCGAGCGCGATTGGGAGCAGCGCGATCGGGTCAGCCTGGGGCGCTGGGCCGGCTAGGGTCGCCGCGGCACGGGCCATGCGAGCGTCGCACCGGTTCGCTGCGAGCACGGCCGTTCCACGGGCCCGCATCGGCAAGCCCCACGGCGCGCAACGCCCGCGCCCGCGCCCGCGCCCGCGTCGCCGCAGCCGGCTTCTGCCCGCGTGAAATGCGGCCGCGCGCACCGCCTGGCCGCCCGAACCGCCGCGGCGGGCACCGAAAGCGCCGGCCCGGGGCGGCTAAACTGCGCGCATCCCGACTGCGAGGTCCCCGATGCGCACGCTCTATCCCGAACTCGAACCCTTCGATACCGGCACGCTCCAGGTCGACGAGCGCCACACCCTGCACTACGAACAGTGCGGCAATCCCGACGGCAAGCCGGTGGTGCTGCTGCACGGCGGCCCCGGCGCCGGCTGCAGCGCCAAGATGCGCCGCTTCCACGACCCGGCCAAGTACCGCATCGTCCTGTTCGACCAGCGCGGCAGCGGCCGTTCCACCCCGCACGCGGACCTGACCGACAACACCACCTGGGACCTGGTCGCCGACATCGAAAAGCTGCGCGCCAAGCTTGGCATCGAGCGCTGGCAGGTGTTCGGCGGTTCCTGGGGCTCGACCCTGGCGCTGGCGTACGCGCAGACCCATCCGCAGCGCGTGACCGAGCTGGTGCTGCGCGGCATCTTCATGCTGCGCCGCTGGGAACTGGAATGGTTCTACCAGGAAGGCGCCTCGCGCCTGTTCCCCGATGCTTGGGAGCACTACGTCAACGCGATCCCGGCGGTCGAGCGCCACGACCTGATCAGCGCCTTCCACCGCCGCCTCACCAGTTCCGACGAGAAGACCCGCCTCGACGCCGCGCGCGCCTGGAGCGTGTGGGAAGGCGCGACCAGCTTCCTGCACGTCGACGACGACTTCGTCAGCGGCCACGAGGACGCCAAGTTCGCCCTGGCCTTCGCCCGCATCGAGAACCATTACTTCGTCAACGGCGGCTTCTTCGAGGTCGAAGAGCAACTGCTGCGCGACGCGCACAAGATCGCCGACATCCCCGGCGCGATCGTGCACGGCCGCTACGACGTGGTCTGCCCGGTGCAGAACGCGTGGGAGCTGAAGAAGGCCTGGCCGAAGGCCGAGCTGACCATCACCCCGGCGTCGGGCCATTCGGCGTTCGAGGCCGAGAACGTGGATGCGCTGGTGCGGGCGACCGACCGGTTCGCCTGAGCCGGAAAGCCCGACGCGGGACTCGCCGGCGCGCGACGCCGGCGCAATGAGGCCCGGTGGCGCACGACGCCGCCGGGCGGTCGCGGGTGGCGGGTCCACCCGGACCGCGACGGCCGGATCGGCGCTGCGCCGATCCGGCGACGATCGGCGGCGACGATGACGCCGCCGGTCTCCATGCCGGCATCGCGCACCTGCCGGTGAGCGCCGAAGACGCTGGGCTTGTGTTCAATGGACACAGATTTTGCGTCATGCCCGCCGCTTCGCGCGACGCGCTCCGTGCGCATCTTCGCGCAGTTCGCAGCGACATGCGCCGGGACAGTCAGTAACCCGCTACTTGCCTGGGCACCGGAAAAATTATTTGCTTCGCTGTTAATGGCATAAAAAGCGTGTAGAGCATTCCCGCGGCAACGATCCGTATCAATGCCTTGCGTTGGATTCGCTGAAAAAAAGCCAGAAAAACCCTGCACTTCCCCTGCTTGACTCGTCCTGCCAGGACGCATCCAATCGCCCGCCGTAATGGAAGGGGCGCGGCCGATGCATGCGGCACGACCGCGACGATGGCAGCGACAGACGCATGCGACGGCTACGGCCGCGCCGCGCGGCGAGGGGCGATGTTCAGGGCACGAAGGACCTATACGCAGGAACGGCAGTTGCGGCTGACGCCGATCAATCAGCTGCGCCCGGACGCCTCGTCGGCGCACCCGCGTTATCAGACGCAGGGCGAAGACCCCCAGTTCGAAGTCGAGAGCCTGCAGGGCGAGCTGCCGCCGCCCGGCTGGTATCTGCTGGATCTGCGCCTGGGGCTCGACGAGGGGCGCATCCTCGCGCCCTGCCTGTATCCCGATTACGGCGCGGGGGTGAGCGAGGCGTTGCGCATCGCCCTGGCCGAGCCCGGGCGCGACGGACGCTCGCGCAGCGTGGTCCTGTTCGGGACGCGCCTGCATCGGCTGCGTTTCGATCCCAGCGAGAGCGAAGCGCGCTTCGCGCTGGAGGGGTTTCGTCTGCGCCGCATCTCGCGGCTGCGCGCGGTGTGGGAATTGATGTGCGGCATCCAGCGCGCGCGCCGCGACGTGTTGTGCGAGGACGCCGTGGGCGCCGGCCTGCGCTTCCTGCGCGCCGCGCTGCGCGGGCGCATCGCCGACGGCGGCAAGACCCTGTTGCAGCATTACCGCCGCGCACTGCGCCACGGCGCGCATTCCTATCCGCACTGGCTGTCGCGCTACGAGCGCGCGGCCGCGGCGGGCGCCGAGGCGGACACAACCGCGCCGGCGCCGGCGCCGGCGGGGCCCACGATCTCGATCGTCCTGCCGGTGCGCGACCCGCCGCTGCCGTGGCTGCGGCGCTGCCTGGACAGCGTGCTGGCGCAGACCTGGCCGCACTGGCAGTTGTGCATCGCCGACGACGCCTCGCGCTCCGGCGCGGTGCGCCGGCTGCTGCGCGACTACGCCGCGCGCGATCCGCGCATCGCGCTGCGCCTGCGCGAGAACCACGGTCATATCTGCGAAGCCAGCAACAGCGCGATCGAGATGGCCACCGGCAGCCACATCGGTTTCCTCGACCACGACGACGAACTCGCGCCGCAGGCGCTGGCCGAGATGGCGCGCGCGATCGCCGAGCATCCGCAAGCGCGGCTGTTCTATAGCGACGAAGACAAGATCGACGAGAGCGGCCGCCGCTTCGAACCCAACTTCAAGCCGGCCTGGAACCCGGACCTGTTGCGCACCCAGAACTACATCTGCCACTTCGTCGCGATCGAGGCGGCGCTGGTGCGCGAACTGGGCGGGCTGCGCGCGGGCTTCGAGGGCGCGCAGGACCACGACCTGCTGCTGCGCTGCGCCGAGCGGCTGGACGACGCGCAGATCGTGCACATCCCGCAGGTGCTGTACCACTGGCGGGTGTTGCCCGAGTCCACCGCGCTGTCCGGCGGCGCCAAGCCCTATGCGCTGGAAGCCGGGCGCCGCGCCGTCGAGGAGCACCACGCGCGCAGCGGCGTGCGCGCGCGGGTCGAGGTGACCGAGCACGGTTACTACCGCAGCGTGCGCAGCCTGCGCGAACGGCCGCTGGCCTCGCTGATCGTGCCCACCCGCGACCGCGCCGGGCTGCTGCGCACCTGCGTGGAAAGCGTGCTGCAGCGCACCGCGTACCGGCCGCTGGAATTGCTGGTGGTGGACAACGGCTCCAGCGAGCCGGAGGCGCTGCGCTATCTCGGCGAACTGCGCCGGCGCGAACACGTGCGGGTGCTCGACTGGCCGCATCCGTTCAACTTCTCCGCCATCGTCAACCACGCCGCCGCGCAGGCGCGCGGCGAGGTGCTGTGCCTGCTCAACAACGACACCGAGGTGATCGCCTCGGACTGGCTCGACGAACTGGTCTCGCACGCGCTGCGCGAGGACGTCGGCGCGGTCGGCGGGATGCTGTACTACCCCGGCGACACCATCCAGCACGCCGGCGTGATCCTCGGCATCGGCGGCGTCGCCGGCCACGCCCACGGCCACCTGCGCCGCGGCAGCAACGGCTACCTCGGCCGCGCCGGCGTGGTCCAGAACCTCAGCGCCGTGACCGGCGCCTGCCTGGCCTTGCGGCGGCGGGTGTACGCCGAAGTCGGCGGCATGGACGAGACCCTGGCGGTGGCGTTCAACGACATCGACCTGTGCCTGCGCCTGCACGCGCGCGGCTACCGCAACGTGTGGACGCCGCATGCGGAGCTGTATCACCACGAGTCGGCGTCGCGCGGGCCGGAGGATACGCCGGAGAAGCGCGAGCGCTTCCTCGGAGAGACGGCGATCATGCTGCGTCGTTGGGGCGAGCTGTTGCGCAACGATCCGGCCTACAACCCGAATCTGTCGCTCGACAGCCTGCACTTCGATTTGGCGTTTCCGCCGCGGTCTCGCGCGAGTCGGGCAATCGCAACCTCTTCCCATATTCGCGCGGTGGCCGAATGAGTTCCTTGTTCTCGCACCTGGGTCAAAGTCTGCGACGACCCGATCATTGGTTGTATGGAAGCTGGCTGGATACGGTGGTCCGATACCGCAAGACCCGCCTTGGAATCGCCTGGTTGTTGATTCCGACGGCGGTGTACATCTGGGGCATCGGCGGGTTTCTGGCGTCGATGCAGACCGGACTGGATAAAGCGCGTTACTTCGCCCACGTCGGGATCGGATTCGCGGTCTTCCGGTTCATGGCGACGGTCATGATTGATGCTTCCACCGTGTTCGTCGGCTCTCAGGGCTACATTCTGGATGGCCAACTGCGCTTGACCGATTTCGTTCTGCGCAATCTCGCGCGTTCCTTCCACTATCTCCTGATATCGCTGCCGGTGGTGGGAGCCGTGGTGGTGGCATCGCCGGACTTCGCTCCCGCGGGCTTGCCGCTGTCGTTGCTGGGGGTCTTGGTACTGCTGGTGAACATGTTCAGCTTCTCGGCCCTGCTGGCGATCGCCGGGGCGAAGTTCCCGGACCTGCACGAGATCATGAGCAGCGTGATGATGGCCGCGTTCCTCGTCACGCCGATCGTCTGGTACGACGGCGCGGTGCAGCGCGACACCGCGCAAGGAATGTTGATCGAGATCAATCCTTTTCATCATTTGTTGCATCTGATCCGGGCGCCGATTCTCGGCGATCAGGTCGCAGCGTCGACGTACGTTTATCTGCTGGCCGCAACGATTCTCGGAGCCGTCGCGGCGGCAGTGATCTACCGACGTGCGGCCAGACACGTGCCGATCTGGCTGTGAGGTAAAACATGAGCATCCATCTCGCAGCCCATGACGTGACTCTGGAAATGCCGCTGGATTCCCAGCGCGCCTCCACCGCCGCCAGCGGCGGACTGCGCGCCGCGTTGAGCGGCGCGGTGCGGCGGTATACGACGGTGTTGTCCCGGATCGAATTTTCCGCGAACGAGGGAGATCGGATCGCACTGGTCGGGTTGAACGGGTCCGGGAAAAGCACGCTGCTGCGGGTGCTCAACGGCGCGTTCCAGCCTACCCGCGGGGTCGTCCGCAGCAGCGGCCGCATGCAGTCGTTGCTCAATCCGGGGCTGGGGTTCTCAGACTACGCCAGCGTCGCTGAGAACGTGATCCTGCGCGGCACGGGAATGGGGCTGAGGCGGGCACAGCTCAACGCCGCGATGGACGACATCCTGGATTTCTCCGGACTGCGCGAGAAGGCAATGCATCGACTGCACACTCTTTCGGCCGGACAACGCATGCGGTTGGGGTTCGCCATTTCTACGGCAGTACAGCCCGATATCCTGCTCATGGACGAATGGATCGCGACTGGAGACGCGGTATTCGTACAGCGTGCGCAGGAACGCATGCGCGATCGCTTTCGGGACAGCCGCATCGTGGTGCTCGCCAGCCATGGCGCCGATCTGCAGCGCCAGCTCTGCAACAAAGCGCTGGTCCTTGATGGCGGAAAAATGCGCTATTTCGGCGACGTCGACGAAGGATTTTCTGTCTATCGCGACATCGTCGCAACCGCGAGCGACAAACTGAGTGCGCATGGCGTAAACCAGGTGCCGCTGCTGTTCGGGGACGTGAGCGGATTCGTCGAGCGGATCAGGTTGTTGCCCCGAGGAATCGAAGTCGAAGGGTGGGCCATCGGCGAGAAAGGCCGGGAGGCTGACGCGTTTCAGGTCGACTTGGACGGCCGTCGCTATCGCTTGGACGCATTCGAGCGGGTCGGCCGCGAGGATGTGCTGCGTGCGGCTTCGCGCGCATCGGGCAAGTATGGATTCCGTTTCGTTCTGCAGGACGCCGAGGCGGCGGATCCGCTCGGTATAACCGCAAGGTTGAGCGTCTCGGTCGTGAATGCGCGCGGGCGCGTCGGGATTCCGCTGCAGTCGGCGTGTGGAATCATCGTGGAGGCTGCATGAACGTCGCGCTGGGACGGGCGCTGAGACGGCCATCCATGAGGCGTTATGCGAGTTCGCGCAAGCGGATAACGCTTGGATTCTGCCGGCACTTCGTCGTCGGAGGAGTGGAGCTCCCATGAAGATTCCTATGCTGGCCGAGCGTGCGCGCCTTCGCAAAGAGAGTGTGTCCTGCGACTCCGTGAGGCTGTCGGACGATGCGCCGGCGACCGTGTTGCTCCCCGACGGCAGTTCCGGCGTGTTGAAGATCGACGCGGTCGCGCGGGTGGCGGGGTGCCTGGTGATTTCCGGCTGGAAAATCGGCGACGTAGGGCTGATTTTGGAGCGGGGCGGGGACGAACTTGCGTTTACCTCCGATCCCGTGCGGCGAGACGATGTCGTTGCACACTTTCCGGGTATGGACGCCGCGAAACTCGGTTTCGCCTGCATTGCCGAAACCGATGGCGACGAGCCGGTTTGGTTGTGCTGGCATTCGGGGAAGGAATACAACCGTCGTTTGCTTTCGCCGGTCGACCCAAGCGAATTGACCGAGGCGGCAATGGCGTCGCTCGGCCCGGTGCGGACGCGTTTGCTGCAGCGGTTGGAAGTCGGCGGCACCGAGTGGCGGACCTTGCTGCCCCAGGACTCGCCCAACGTCGATGCCGCAGCGCTAGGTCACCTGGAAAGCGCGATCAGCATCGGGGCAGAGGACGCTGCGGTCGTGTGCGGATGGGCGGTCGGGCTGCCTGGTGTGCAGTTCTGGCTGGAAAACGGTGCCGGCGAGGTCAGGTCGCTTGTCGACGCATCCTGGCGCGAACGCCGCGATGTACATGAGACGGTTCGCGGAAAATTCGGCCTGGAGGCGCTGGAATCCGGTTTTGTCGCTTACCTAGACGGCTTCTGTGCCGCCGGGGGGCTCGCGCTGAAGGCGCTGACCGAAAGCGGGGTGCATGAGCTCCATCGCGCGACCTGCGTTCCCATGCCCGCCGATGCCCTGGCGGTGAGCCGATGGCTGTTCGGGATCGATGTAGCCGAGCCGGATCTCAAGCGGCATCATGCGCTGATCGAAGAGCCCGCGCTGTCGGTTCTGATCGAGCGTGGACAGCTCGCTTGGCCCTCGATCCCAAGGCGACTCCGGGTGCTCGGCACTCCCGTTGCCGAACCCCGGGTCAGCGTGATCGTTCCGCTGTACGGGCGCTTCGATTTCGTCGAGAGTCAGATGCTCGAATGGGTGCGTGACGGTTGGCTGCGGGCCAACGCGGAACTGATCTACGTGATAGACGATCCGGCTCTGGAAGCGCCTTTCCATTCGCACGCACAAGAGCTGTTTCAGTTATATGGCGTGGCGTTCAAATGGACCGCGACCGTGGTCAACCGGGGTTTTTCCGGCGCGAACAATCTCGGCGCGGAAGTTGCGAGCGGTAGCCATCTGCTGTTTCTCAACAGCGACGTCTTTCCAACGGCGCCGGGCTGGATCGAACCGTTGTTGAGCGTCCTGGAATCCCGGACGGACCTGGGTGCGGTCGGCCCCAGGTTGGTTTTCGCCGAAGGCGGAATTCAGCATGCGGGCATGAGCTTCGAGCATTCGCCGGAATACGGCGTCTGGATCAACCGGCATCCGTACTTGGGTTTGTCCCCGGATCTGGACCCCACTACGGAACTCACCGAAGTGCCAGCGGTCACCGGAGCTTGCCTGCTTATCAGGCGACGCGATTTCGATGCGGTCGGCGGTTGGGATACCGGCTACTTGATCGGCGACTTCGAAGATTCCGATCTGTGCCTGAAGTTGCGCTCGATCGGATTGGCCGTGGCCTATCTGCCGAGCGTGGAACTCACCCACTTGGAGAGGCAGTCGATGACCGCGTTGGGCGGCAGCGACTATCGGATGCGCGTCACTCTATGGAA contains these protein-coding regions:
- the pip gene encoding prolyl aminopeptidase; the encoded protein is MRTLYPELEPFDTGTLQVDERHTLHYEQCGNPDGKPVVLLHGGPGAGCSAKMRRFHDPAKYRIVLFDQRGSGRSTPHADLTDNTTWDLVADIEKLRAKLGIERWQVFGGSWGSTLALAYAQTHPQRVTELVLRGIFMLRRWELEWFYQEGASRLFPDAWEHYVNAIPAVERHDLISAFHRRLTSSDEKTRLDAARAWSVWEGATSFLHVDDDFVSGHEDAKFALAFARIENHYFVNGGFFEVEEQLLRDAHKIADIPGAIVHGRYDVVCPVQNAWELKKAWPKAELTITPASGHSAFEAENVDALVRATDRFA
- a CDS encoding glycosyltransferase family 2 protein, whose product is MKIPMLAERARLRKESVSCDSVRLSDDAPATVLLPDGSSGVLKIDAVARVAGCLVISGWKIGDVGLILERGGDELAFTSDPVRRDDVVAHFPGMDAAKLGFACIAETDGDEPVWLCWHSGKEYNRRLLSPVDPSELTEAAMASLGPVRTRLLQRLEVGGTEWRTLLPQDSPNVDAAALGHLESAISIGAEDAAVVCGWAVGLPGVQFWLENGAGEVRSLVDASWRERRDVHETVRGKFGLEALESGFVAYLDGFCAAGGLALKALTESGVHELHRATCVPMPADALAVSRWLFGIDVAEPDLKRHHALIEEPALSVLIERGQLAWPSIPRRLRVLGTPVAEPRVSVIVPLYGRFDFVESQMLEWVRDGWLRANAELIYVIDDPALEAPFHSHAQELFQLYGVAFKWTATVVNRGFSGANNLGAEVASGSHLLFLNSDVFPTAPGWIEPLLSVLESRTDLGAVGPRLVFAEGGIQHAGMSFEHSPEYGVWINRHPYLGLSPDLDPTTELTEVPAVTGACLLIRRRDFDAVGGWDTGYLIGDFEDSDLCLKLRSIGLAVAYLPSVELTHLERQSMTALGGSDYRMRVTLWNAMRHQRRWRHFLDIPAQQGS
- a CDS encoding ABC transporter ATP-binding protein — encoded protein: MSIHLAAHDVTLEMPLDSQRASTAASGGLRAALSGAVRRYTTVLSRIEFSANEGDRIALVGLNGSGKSTLLRVLNGAFQPTRGVVRSSGRMQSLLNPGLGFSDYASVAENVILRGTGMGLRRAQLNAAMDDILDFSGLREKAMHRLHTLSAGQRMRLGFAISTAVQPDILLMDEWIATGDAVFVQRAQERMRDRFRDSRIVVLASHGADLQRQLCNKALVLDGGKMRYFGDVDEGFSVYRDIVATASDKLSAHGVNQVPLLFGDVSGFVERIRLLPRGIEVEGWAIGEKGREADAFQVDLDGRRYRLDAFERVGREDVLRAASRASGKYGFRFVLQDAEAADPLGITARLSVSVVNARGRVGIPLQSACGIIVEAA
- a CDS encoding PKD domain-containing protein; amino-acid sequence: MTVPRQPSTPALRRIVPALAAPALAALALALAAPAASAAESAIFGGGPFYSGGQTVINDLKASGFTTVFLWSIHIEDNGDLVYNDIPIVKNGAYIGSDADWPARLASLKTAPTSVKRVEVSIGAWGVPDFERMAKLANGTAAGCGSTIVCGTGSNSILYRNFQALKTVTGADAVNFDDESHYNVADTTTFGNMLVGLGYKITFAPYTNQSFWRGVKDNLGASVDRIYLQVYDGGAGNNPATWNTAMGMTVMPGLWTKHGSGCSAGDSPASVQSRMAGWKTSAGINGGFLWLYDDIQKCWAQGTSAQYAAAINNALSGNTAPVANFGVSVSGLTANFSDSSSDADGSIASRSWSFGDGSNSTATNPSHTYASAGNYTVGLTVTDNGGASNTKTATVSVGAGNVNLALNKPTTSSAACNSNESAAKAVNGSVSGGTTDKFCSLASPAWLQVDLGSAQTVGGFTVKHAGAGGESANWNSKAFTIQTSTNGSTWSTPVSVSANTGNTSTHAISATSARYIKLNVTTPTQNGDPATRIYEFEVR
- a CDS encoding ABC transporter permease, with the translated sequence MFSHLGQSLRRPDHWLYGSWLDTVVRYRKTRLGIAWLLIPTAVYIWGIGGFLASMQTGLDKARYFAHVGIGFAVFRFMATVMIDASTVFVGSQGYILDGQLRLTDFVLRNLARSFHYLLISLPVVGAVVVASPDFAPAGLPLSLLGVLVLLVNMFSFSALLAIAGAKFPDLHEIMSSVMMAAFLVTPIVWYDGAVQRDTAQGMLIEINPFHHLLHLIRAPILGDQVAASTYVYLLAATILGAVAAAVIYRRAARHVPIWL
- a CDS encoding DUF6053 domain-containing protein, producing MGPEGTPTRTRPAAGFAAIRSKSIGPEGPPTTTGRSRVTRGRAAAQRNRAGLCARCRIRLVPRARTQPVDCPGKSPPRARF
- the prmC gene encoding peptide chain release factor N(5)-glutamine methyltransferase, translated to MNSNDSAPPPTVAALLRAARTRIEPAEAELLLADALQRSRSWLFAHDDHAPEPEARARFAELLERRAGGEPVAYLLGRRGFWRFDLQVSPATLIPRPETERLVELALERLPPDTESRVADLGTGSGAIALALALERPQAQVLAVDLSEQALAVARANAAELGLANVAFRHGDWFAPLAGERFDLIASNPPYIEAADPHLAQGDLRFEPVDALASGADGLDAIRIIARDAPAHLRRGGWLLIEHGWEQGAAVRALLAQAGFAEVATERDWEQRDRVSLGRWAG
- a CDS encoding glycosyltransferase family 2 protein; this translates as MRLTPINQLRPDASSAHPRYQTQGEDPQFEVESLQGELPPPGWYLLDLRLGLDEGRILAPCLYPDYGAGVSEALRIALAEPGRDGRSRSVVLFGTRLHRLRFDPSESEARFALEGFRLRRISRLRAVWELMCGIQRARRDVLCEDAVGAGLRFLRAALRGRIADGGKTLLQHYRRALRHGAHSYPHWLSRYERAAAAGAEADTTAPAPAPAGPTISIVLPVRDPPLPWLRRCLDSVLAQTWPHWQLCIADDASRSGAVRRLLRDYAARDPRIALRLRENHGHICEASNSAIEMATGSHIGFLDHDDELAPQALAEMARAIAEHPQARLFYSDEDKIDESGRRFEPNFKPAWNPDLLRTQNYICHFVAIEAALVRELGGLRAGFEGAQDHDLLLRCAERLDDAQIVHIPQVLYHWRVLPESTALSGGAKPYALEAGRRAVEEHHARSGVRARVEVTEHGYYRSVRSLRERPLASLIVPTRDRAGLLRTCVESVLQRTAYRPLELLVVDNGSSEPEALRYLGELRRREHVRVLDWPHPFNFSAIVNHAAAQARGEVLCLLNNDTEVIASDWLDELVSHALREDVGAVGGMLYYPGDTIQHAGVILGIGGVAGHAHGHLRRGSNGYLGRAGVVQNLSAVTGACLALRRRVYAEVGGMDETLAVAFNDIDLCLRLHARGYRNVWTPHAELYHHESASRGPEDTPEKRERFLGETAIMLRRWGELLRNDPAYNPNLSLDSLHFDLAFPPRSRASRAIATSSHIRAVAE